TCCGCCGCGCAACTTCGCGCGACGGCAACCCGAATCTTCAGAGAGAAGGCTGTAATGAGACTCTTCAACAGGTTGTTCACCATTGTCTGCATCGTCGCCCTTTGCCTTGCCGTTCTGCCGGTCGCCTCGGCTTCCGAGTGGAACCGCAAGACCATCGTCACCTTCAGCGGCCCGGTCGAAGTTCCTGGCGTGGGCGCGCAGGTGCTGCCTGCCGGCACGTACGTCTTCAAGATCATGGACTCGCTCTCGGACCGCCACATCGTCCAGATCTTCAACGAGCGCGAAGACCACCTCTACACCACCATCCTGGCGATCCCGAACTTCCGTCTGCAGTCGACTGACAAGACGGTCATGACGTTCAAGGAGCGCGCGGAAGGCCAGCCCCAGGCGATCCGTGCATGGTTCTATCCCGGCCGTCAATGGGGTGAGGAATTCGTGTATCCCAAGGCGAAGGCGCTCGAGCTCGCGCGAGTCAGCAACGAGCCGGTGCTCTACGCCGAGGCCTCCAGCATCGAGGACCTCAGGACCGTGCCGGTCGAAGCGGTGAAGCCGACCGGAGAACCGGTCGCGATCGCTGAAGTCGTTCAGCCGCCGCCGATGGAAACAGCCGAGGCTCTGCCGCACACGGCAAGCTATTTGCCGCTGCTGGCTCTGCTCGGGCTGCTCTCGATGGGCGCGTCTGGCCTGATCAGGAAGTACTCCGCCTAAGGGCACTCGCGGGGTCGACTCTGCGGCGTGAGCGGTGAACATCGCTCAAGCAGGCTGTACGCTTCCGGAAAACAAGCCGGGGCGTGCAGCCTTCGCAGCGTTTCAGCGGCCCGGGCCATCGTTCTCCGCGTCATCGTCTAGCCGACGGACTGAGGTTGCATGTTCGCGATCCGTGAATACGCTGCTGTCCTTTCCATGCTTCTCATCGCGGGAGCGCTGCTGGCCGTCGCCGCACTGCTGCTCTGGGGTATCGTGTATCTACTGAAGACAGCCGCCACGCACGCCGGACGAGCGGTAGCAGCCTCGCGCGCGGTTCCCACGCGCGCCGTTGCCCTGGTCCCGATCCTCTGCGTCCTGGCACTCGCCTTCTTCGTGCTCCATCCCGTGGCCGATCGCGCTCAACAGATCGCCGCGGCCCCTCCGGACGACTACACCATCAACGTGAGCGTGAACGAGGTCGTGTTGCACGCGACCGTGCGCAACCACAAAGGCGCCCCGGTGGCTGGGCTCGCGCGAAATGACTTCCAGATCCTCGAGGACGGCGTCCCGCAGCCCATCCGGCACTTCGGGCAAGCCGACATCCCGGTCACCGTCGGACTGGTGATCGATAACAGCGGCAGCATGCGGCCGAGGCGGGCGGAGGTGGTGGCCGCAGCCCTCGCTTTCGCGGCCTCCAGCAATCCGCAGGACGAGATCTTCGTGGTCAACTTCAACGAACACGTCCGCTTCGGCCTGCCGCGCGAGATCCCGTTCACCGACGAGCCCGCCCGGCTGAGAGCAGCCCTCGGCACCGTCAAGAGCGACGGCAAGACCGCGCTCTATGATGCCGTGGTGGCGGCGCTCGAGCATCTGAAGCAGGGCAACCGCGACAAGAAGGTGCTGATCGTGGTCAGCGACGGCGCCGACAACGCCAGCACGCACACCAAGGCGCAGATGCTGGAGCTCGCGACCCGCTCCGACGCCATCCTCTATGGCGTCGGGCTCTACGAGCCGGACGACCCCGACCGCAATCCCCACGTCGTGAAAGAACTCGCGCGGGTCGGCGGCGGCGAAGCGTACTTCCCGCGCGAGCTGCGCGATGTGGTTCCGACCTGCGAGCGTATCGCGCATGCCATCCGGAACCAGTACACCCTCACCTACGTTCCCACCAACCAGAAGAAGGACGGCGCGTACCGCACCATCCAGGTACAGGTGACGCCCGCCACCCGGGACCTGACGGTGATCACGCGACGCGGCTACGTCGCGCCGTCCGAGGCTGCGCCGGGCGCCGGCAAGCCGCCGGCTCGGGACTGACATGGCTTGGATCACTCCTCGCGCGCGGGGCCCCCGGCTGCGATGGATGCGCTGGCCCTTCCTCGCGCTGGGGCTGCTCTGCCTCGGCTACGTCGGATTCGCGTTGCTGGATGCCGAAGCCTTTCAGGCGTACGAGAATTGGCGCCTTGCGCGCGCTGCGAAGAACTCCCCGGTGACGGCGCCCTCCCCGCCGCCCTCGTCGACACCCCTCGTCGCCACCCGCCGGACCGCCGCGCCCGGGGCGACGCTTGGGCGCATCGAGATCGCACGCATCGGCGTCGACTCCATCATCGTAGAAGGCACCGACAGCCGCAGCTTGCGCCGCGCGGTCGGTCACGTCAATGGCACGGCGTTCCCCGGCGAGCATGGCAACACCGCGATCGCCGGGCACCGCGACACGTTCTTCCGGGGATTGCGCGACCTGCGCCAGAGCGACGAGATCACCGTGACCACGCTGGAAGGGATTTATCGCTATCGAGTCGACTCGATGACGGTCGTGGCCGGCGACGATACTGCCGTGCTGAACGATTCGGCCGGCTCGACCCTCACGCTGGTGACCTGTTATCCGTTCTCCTACGTGGGCCCGGCGCCGCAGCGGTTCGTCGTGCGCGCCCATCTGGACTGACTCGCAGTGGTCGCTTTGGTACAGACCGCCGCCGGCGCGATCGCTACAGTCGAGTCATCCGCAAACCAGCGCGAAGACCGAGGGACCCCATGCACTCACCGCACGTACCATCCGAATCAGGCCGCGACGACAATGACGTGAAGAAGGGTTCGGTCGAAGACCAGGCCCCGGGCGAGGCGTCGATGAACTCGATGTCGAAGCAGCTCGGCCAGCGCGATGACGATCCCGCGCTTTCCGATCACGACAGCAATTTCCCCAGGCCTCCACTCGCCACCAGCTAGGAAGCACACGACTGGGACATGGGAAGAGTGCAATGCCAAAAAAGAAATGGCTCCTCAGGTAGGACTCGAACCTACAACCCTCCGGTTAACAGCCGGATGCTCTGCCATTGAGCTACTGAGGAGTGTGGTCAGTGCGCGCGCCCTGGCGGGCACACTCCATTATTGTGTCATCTTTCGCGCAGGTTGTCATCCGCGTGAACACGTGGTGGGATGAGCAGCGAGGTTCCCGGGATGCGGATGTGGATGGTCGACCCGCGGCGGATGTGCTCGCAGCACCTGCTGGGCGAGCACGTGGAGCTGCACATGCTCGTCGGGACGCTGCGGCGGAAGCGGTCGGTAGCCGGGTTCGTGGCCAACGGGCTGATCGAGGTGCACAACGTGCGCGCGCGCCACGCCGCGCTGGTGCGCGAGATGCGGCGGCGCGGCTTCCGCCACCGGTCGCCGCTGCCGACCTTCACCGCGCGGCGCCTGGGCAGGGTCGTCCGCAAGAAAAGCCTCGCGGACCTGCTGGCGCGGTGCGCCAGATGCAGGTCCCTCGACTCGGCGCGGAGAGCGTCGCGCGCGCCTCGCTCGCGATGACGTCCCTCGGACAGGCTACTTCTTCTTCTCTTCCACGGGCGGCTCGCTGGTAGCGATGTCGAGCGCGACCTTCCAGGAGCCGTCGGGCTTGCGCCGCCATACGGTGGCGTAGCGTCCCTTGCGCTGCAGCTTCCCCGCCTTCCTGATCTCGAATCCGCCGGAGGTGTAGCCGAGCCCGCCGGAAGCTTCCGCGAGCTCCGGCTTCCAGACGATGGACACTTCCTTGTCGGCGAAGGTCTTGGTCCAGTTCTCTCGTTCCTTGTCCTTGCCCGTGACCATCTTGCCGTCGACGAAGAAATGCACGTCGTCGTCGACGAAGCTGAGGAACTTCTCCAGGTCGCGCGCGCGGGCGGCCGCCGCGAAGCCGGTGTCGGCGCCGCGCACTTCCTTCGTTTCCTTGGTCTCGGCGCTGTCCTTGGCGAGCGCGCAGCTCGACAGCAGAACGGCGCAGAGTGCGATGGTGAGCGTCTTTCTCATGGTGCCTCCCGGCGGGCGAGTCGCCCGCCTCCACACGAGTCTCACTTCTTTTCCGGAGGTTCGGGGCTGCCGATGTCGAGCGCGGCCTTCCAGGAGCCATCGGGCTTGCGCCGCCAGATGGTGCAGTAGCGCCCGCGGGTCACGCGCTCGCTGCCGTCGGCCTGCTTCACGTGGATCTCGTAGGGCCCGGTGGTGTAGCCGATCCCGCCCGAGGCCTCCACGACTTCCGGCGACCACGTGATGGTCAGGTTGGGGTTCTTCAGGAACTCCCAGTTCGCGCGCTGCTTCTCCATGCCGCGCGACATCTTGCCGTCATTGAAGAACATGATGTCCTGGTCCCAGTAGCTCATGGCTTTCTCGTAATTCTTGGCGCGGGCGGCGGCGGCGAAGTCGAGCTCCGCCTGGCGGACCTCGGCGGTTTGCCTGGTCTCGTTGCTCTTGTCTTTTTCGTCGTGCGCGGCGAGCAGGGCGCCGGCGGCGAGCGTGAGTGCGAGGAGCGCGGTGAGTCGCTTCATGGTTTTCCCTTCCCTTGCAGATGGCGGTCGAAGAAATCGGCGGTGGCGCCGTAGGTGCGCACCCAGGTGCGCCACAGCAGGAAGTCGTGGATCTCGTCAGGCATGTAGATGAGCTCGAACGGAACGTTGTGCGCCCGCAACCGCTGCACCAGGTCGGTGGTCTGGCTCTGCGGGACGTTGCGGTCGTCGTCGCCCTGGATGAGCAGCACCGGCGAGCGCCACGTGGCGATGGCGGCGTTGGGCGACGACTCGAACGCCAGCTTGCGCGCCTGCTCGAGGTCGGGCGCGTTCTTCGTGCCCGGCGCCCACTGCGGCAGGAAGGCCGACCAGTCGTGCACGCCGTGGAAGTCCACGCCGGCGGCGAAGATGTCGGAGTTGCGCGCGAGGCCGAGCGCGGTGAGGAGCCCGCCGTACGACCCGCCCCACAGCCCGATGCGCGATTTGTCCACGTACGGCAACGACTGCAAGTAGCGCGCGCCCGCAAGCACGTCTTTGTATTCGGAGCTGCCGCGCCAGCCGCCGTCGTGCACCTCGCGGAAGTCGCGCCCGTACATCACGCCCAGGCGGTAGTTCACCGAGAGCACGGTGTAGCCGCGGCTCGCCAGGTACTGATTCATCGCGTAGGCGTTGTGGTAGTAGTACATGTAGTGGAACGCCGGCATCATCTGCCGGATGGGTCCACCGTGCGTGAAGATGAGCGCCGGCGCGAGCCGCTTCGGCTGCTGCCCCTTCGCAATCAGATTCCACTCAAAGCCAGATGGGACGAACAACTGGCCGTGGATGATCAGGCCGTCTTCGCTCTTGAAGGTGACGACCTGCGGCGTGACCAGTTCGTTCGACGGGAAATCTTTCGGGAGCGCGTCGGCGGCGAGCATCTCGCGTCCGCCCGATGCCAGGCGGTACGGCATCGCCGGGGTCGTCGCGCTCGCGCCGAGGCAGATGACCTGTTCGGCGACCTCCACCGGCGCCCACTCCGCCGTCTCGCCTTTGCTAAGCGCTTGCGGCTTGCCGCCGCTCGCCGCGACGCGCCAGATGTGCCGGCGCTCGACATCGTCCTGATTCGACGAATAGAGGACCGACTTCTTGTCGGCCGAGAGCGCGACGTCTTCGACGTCGAACTCGCCCGGCGTGAGCAGCGTGGGCTGTCCACCGGTGTCAGCGATGGAATAAAGGTGGTTGCGGCCGTCCTGCTCCGAGGCGAAGGCGATGCGTCCGCCGGCCGCGTAGTGGAACGAGAGGGCGGCGGTGAGGTCGGGGAACGAATCGCGCTCCGCCGGGCCGCTATGCCATATTTCGCGCGCCGCGCCGGTCGCCGGATCGGCGACGTAGATGGCCCACGGGTCGGGCCGGATGGGGATGAGCGGCAATCCCGCCTGCGTGCCGCGGCGACGCGTGAAGGCGAGCTTCGTGCCGCCGGGCGACCAGCGCGGCAGCGAATCCTTGTCGACGCTGGGCGCGACCCAAAGGATCCCGTCGCCGCCCAGCGTGTAGATGCCGATGACCGAGTGGTCGTCGCGGTCGCTGACGAAGGCGAGGCGCTTGGAATCCGGCGACCACGCCGGCTGGGCGTTGTCGCCGCGCGCGGTGAAGAGCTGCTTGGCCGCGACCGCCGGCTGGCCCGGCTCGGGCACGTCGGCCATCCAGAGCTGCTTCTTCGCCGCCCACACGGCGTGCTTGCCGTCGGGCGAGATGCGGATGTCCTCGCAGCCCTCGAAGGCGCAGCCCATGTCGCCGAGCAGCCGCGGCTCGGCCGCGCCGTCGACGTCGGCGATCCACACCTGCTGCTTGGGAGGCGTAGCGCGGCTCTGCGGGTTGGGCGACTCGCCCGCGTCGTTCACCTCGCCGCCGCGCGCATAGAGCACGCTGC
This DNA window, taken from Terriglobales bacterium, encodes the following:
- a CDS encoding pyrimidine dimer DNA glycosylase/endonuclease V; the protein is MSSEVPGMRMWMVDPRRMCSQHLLGEHVELHMLVGTLRRKRSVAGFVANGLIEVHNVRARHAALVREMRRRGFRHRSPLPTFTARRLGRVVRKKSLADLLARCARCRSLDSARRASRAPRSR
- a CDS encoding prolyl oligopeptidase family serine peptidase: MRLRRLLALALLLALVPAALAQRFTLEQVMSSPFPDNLVAAEKAPRVAWVFNAKGVRNAWVADGPDFKNARPVTHYTADDGMAIMSLRLTPDGRSVLYARGGEVNDAGESPNPQSRATPPKQQVWIADVDGAAEPRLLGDMGCAFEGCEDIRISPDGKHAVWAAKKQLWMADVPEPGQPAVAAKQLFTARGDNAQPAWSPDSKRLAFVSDRDDHSVIGIYTLGGDGILWVAPSVDKDSLPRWSPGGTKLAFTRRRGTQAGLPLIPIRPDPWAIYVADPATGAAREIWHSGPAERDSFPDLTAALSFHYAAGGRIAFASEQDGRNHLYSIADTGGQPTLLTPGEFDVEDVALSADKKSVLYSSNQDDVERRHIWRVAASGGKPQALSKGETAEWAPVEVAEQVICLGASATTPAMPYRLASGGREMLAADALPKDFPSNELVTPQVVTFKSEDGLIIHGQLFVPSGFEWNLIAKGQQPKRLAPALIFTHGGPIRQMMPAFHYMYYYHNAYAMNQYLASRGYTVLSVNYRLGVMYGRDFREVHDGGWRGSSEYKDVLAGARYLQSLPYVDKSRIGLWGGSYGGLLTALGLARNSDIFAAGVDFHGVHDWSAFLPQWAPGTKNAPDLEQARKLAFESSPNAAIATWRSPVLLIQGDDDRNVPQSQTTDLVQRLRAHNVPFELIYMPDEIHDFLLWRTWVRTYGATADFFDRHLQGKGKP
- a CDS encoding VWA domain-containing protein yields the protein MFAIREYAAVLSMLLIAGALLAVAALLLWGIVYLLKTAATHAGRAVAASRAVPTRAVALVPILCVLALAFFVLHPVADRAQQIAAAPPDDYTINVSVNEVVLHATVRNHKGAPVAGLARNDFQILEDGVPQPIRHFGQADIPVTVGLVIDNSGSMRPRRAEVVAAALAFAASSNPQDEIFVVNFNEHVRFGLPREIPFTDEPARLRAALGTVKSDGKTALYDAVVAALEHLKQGNRDKKVLIVVSDGADNASTHTKAQMLELATRSDAILYGVGLYEPDDPDRNPHVVKELARVGGGEAYFPRELRDVVPTCERIAHAIRNQYTLTYVPTNQKKDGAYRTIQVQVTPATRDLTVITRRGYVAPSEAAPGAGKPPARD
- a CDS encoding DUF4440 domain-containing protein; the encoded protein is MKRLTALLALTLAAGALLAAHDEKDKSNETRQTAEVRQAELDFAAAARAKNYEKAMSYWDQDIMFFNDGKMSRGMEKQRANWEFLKNPNLTITWSPEVVEASGGIGYTTGPYEIHVKQADGSERVTRGRYCTIWRRKPDGSWKAALDIGSPEPPEKK
- a CDS encoding DUF4440 domain-containing protein, translated to MRKTLTIALCAVLLSSCALAKDSAETKETKEVRGADTGFAAAARARDLEKFLSFVDDDVHFFVDGKMVTGKDKERENWTKTFADKEVSIVWKPELAEASGGLGYTSGGFEIRKAGKLQRKGRYATVWRRKPDGSWKVALDIATSEPPVEEKKK
- a CDS encoding class D sortase; this encodes MRWPFLALGLLCLGYVGFALLDAEAFQAYENWRLARAAKNSPVTAPSPPPSSTPLVATRRTAAPGATLGRIEIARIGVDSIIVEGTDSRSLRRAVGHVNGTAFPGEHGNTAIAGHRDTFFRGLRDLRQSDEITVTTLEGIYRYRVDSMTVVAGDDTAVLNDSAGSTLTLVTCYPFSYVGPAPQRFVVRAHLD